Genomic window (Magnolia sinica isolate HGM2019 chromosome 10, MsV1, whole genome shotgun sequence):
CATGGATGGAGAAATAGGGCCTCGATTCCGCGAAGATGATCAGTTAAAGCAGACGGTCCTTCCATCAATCCGGTCTGCCGTTCGGAACACTAGCCCTTCCCGGCAAAAGGTCATCAAGACAAAGCCCCGTGGCTTTGATGAGGAGACCGTCTCGACCTTTGGCAAACCCATCCATCTTGAAGTCCATATGGAAGACAACATATGGGCTCTGCTTCCGGAGGACTTGTTAAATGAGATCCTTGCACGGGTCCCTCCGTTCTTCATCTTCCGGCTACGGCCCGTCTGCAAGAGGTGGAATTCGATCCTCCAAGACAGCGGTTTCCTTAAATTCCACTCGCGGGTACCATCACATGGGCCCTGTTTGCTCACATTCTGGAAGAACTCTCAGACACCGCAGTGTTCGGTTTTCAGCTTGCCGTTGAAGTCATGGTACAAGATTCCGTTTGCATTTCTGCCTGATTGGGCATTCTGGTTGGTTGGTTCTTCTGGCGGCCTTGTTTGCTTTGCGGGTTTAGATGGCTTAAGTTTCAAGACTTTGGTTTGCAATCCCCTTACCCAAGCCTGGAGGACATTGCCGTGCATGCATTATAATCAGCAACGGCAATTGATCATGGTTTTCAATAGGACAGACAGATCCTTTAAAGTTATTGCCACGAGTGATATCTATGGTGACAAGATGCTACCAACTGAGGTCTACGATTCCAAACTCAATACATGGTCTCTTCATCAGATAATGCCTGCCGTTAACCTGTGCTCGTCGAAGATGGCGTTTTGCGACTCTCGGTTGTATTTGGAGACGCTTTCGCCACTTGGGTTGATGATGTATCGGGTGGATACAGGACACTGGGAACATATCCCGGCGAAGTTCCCGCGGTCCTTGTTGGATGGGTATCTTGTTGCAGGCACGCAAAAGCGTTTGTTTTTGGTTGGAAGGATAGGGCTTTATAGTACTCTCCAGAGTATGAGGATATGGGAATTGGATCATGCAAAGACGGTGTGGGTTGAGATAAGTAGGATGCCTCCAAGGTATTTTAGGGCACTGTTGAGGTTATCAGCGGAAAGGTTTGAGTGCTTTGGGCAGGATAACTTGATCTGCTTCACTTCGTGGAACCAAGGGAAAGGTCTTCTTTATGATGTGGATAAGAAAGTGTGGTCATGGATTGCAGGGTGTGCGCTTCAGTCGTGCAACAGTCAGGTCTGTTTTTATGAGCCGAGGTTTGATGCTTCCATTTACTAAGAAGGGTGCTTGGATGATATATGGAAGGGTGATGAAAGGGCAATGGATGGTTCTTGGAAGGTAATATGATTATATTCGATGGGAAATATTTACAACAGTTTGTTTACTTCATGAAGATGTGCAATGCCAGCTTTAAGCTTTTTGCTGACATCGTTCGTGTAATAGAGAATGAAAACTTGGAGGAAACAGTAATGCAAGCATTCTTTTAAACCGGTATTCCTATGCTTCTGTTTGTAGTTGCCCATTGATGGGGTCAAGAAGTAGATGAGGGCACAGGGCTCATTTCATGCATTCTGCCTTTCCCTCTCCAGCACAGCTTTTCTCCGCAAACATCAGTGTTTAGTGACAAGTTTTACTTGTTTGTACcatgggaatgttgtaattgtCATGGTCCGGAAAGTTGTTTCATTTATTCCATGAGTTTGCCATTTTTTTCAGACTGTCTTGTAAAGCCAGTCTCATTTCTGTTTGAGAAAGCTATTGTATTCTGGATCCTCTTGAAGCCCCCTGCATGCTGGAATTCGGCATTACAGATACAGCACAAAAAGCTTTATTCCTTCATAGGACTTTAGTTTTCACAAGAATTGTCACCTGGGCCTGGTGCACAATCATAGGCATTGCTTGGATCCTTGGACAAGGATCATGTTTGTCAAATGCAGTGAAGTGTTGATGGGAATGGCAGTAGAAGaaggttaaaaatagaaaaatggctTTCTCAAGTTCTTTTTTGGTCAAAAAACAATTGTTCGACCTGTAAGTTACGTCTGCTTGACTGTTCATTTTTTCAATTGTTATGAAGCTGCCCCATTGCATATTGTTGTATGTGTTCTCAAGAAACATTTATAATTTATATGCTGAACGTCCGCGGGTTATATCTGTTATGCTTGGTTGGCAGTTTCTCTTTTTATTTGCTTGTATATCAGTGCAGTTGAGGGATTTTGAGAGAATTGTCGTTGTTTCAACAAAGTTACAGgcggtgtgctcccacctttccgtaaaaatttaaaaaaaatagaaaagagagagagagagagatgattgtatttttttttgtttggtagGTTGGACTAGGATTCCCAATAACATATTTCCTTGCAACCTGATTCCCAGTTTACATGGCTTTTTTGTTTTCATGGATAATGTTGCTCATGTTGGGTGTAAAATCTCATCACATAAGAAATTACTTGTCGAAGTGGTGGTGATCTTAATAGGCTAGTTTCTTTTAGCAAGTTTCATGTTTTtgtgcgtgcgcgtgtgtggAAGAATGTGAGTTTCATGTTTTGCGTAACATAATGGTATGAAGGAGCCATGATTAAAGAATGGATTGACACACCATTGGACACAAGCCCAAAGCACAAAGTCTAGAttcttttgtttcctattctgatatatatatatatatatatatatatatatatatatatatatatatatatatatatatatatatatatatatatatatatatatttcatcaagAAAAGAACTTTTAAGTGATACCGGTCTGATATGGCCCATATTGTATTGTGATACGCCCCCAAAACTGTCTTCAGAATCTTGTTTGGATGGGCCTAATTTGGGCCTGATCTGCAATCCGAACCCTTGGATGGCCTCATCACACAATTGGACATTAATAGGTACAATCTGGGCCTTGATCAAATGATTGGATTCCATGGGTTTGGGGCTAGTCCATTGCTATGATCAACCTGTGTATCTCATCTTCTGTGGCAATTGATGGAGTCCTACATATCAAATCACCATCTCTTGCATGGGGATAGTGTCCTGATCACTCCCTTTCCTTTTCGGGCTCTTTCCATCCTAATCTTTGATGCCATCTTCCAATTTTTCTGGAATGATGGAGATGCTTGTCTTGGATTCTCAGTTGTCGCTTGTAGATCATCCTTGTGCTCCTGGTTGGTTGCCTCAATCTTGTGCAGAGATCAAGAGGGACGCTTTAAGATTTGGTGGGCTCTATTTTTCAGAATTCTTCATTtcggccttctttttttttttttttatagcttgttagtacaccccactgtcagttcacacttcactgttagccacccctactagggatcgataccaagacctcagtgttgaaacgaggtatcattcactcagtctaccacttgagctatggatcagggtgttcttCATTTCGGCCATTGATCTGTCCTTTGATTGGTCTCCTATGTCATAATTCAATTTACTGTAGGTTTCTCCACTGATGGATTTATTAGATGATCCATCCCTAGTGCCATTACTCAATCTAACAGTTCATCCTGCGTGTTCTTCAGCTTGGGTCATGATTCTTAATGTCAGGAACATCTATTGGATTTTCAATACGGAAACCTTGATTTTCATACTCAATTGGAATGGGAGCAACCATGACCTTTCTGTTGGCAATCAATGATGTTTTGGAGCTGttgaaaaggggggaaaaaagaaaaaaaggaaaaacgtTTTGGAGCCATCATTGAGGTTTTAGAGCTTTTCATTGCAttctattgttttctatgatgacTTGCTTattcagttaattttttttttaaaacaatcacaGTACCCCTGCAATTTTTTAACAATTGCGAGACCTCCGCTTCCTCACTCTTCATCACCCAACTCTTCTTTGATGCCCCATGTGATTTCTTACTGCAAGTCTCCATCTCCTAATAACTGACTTCTTGGGGTCGACATTTCATAGTTTGGGTTGTAATATAGATATGGATCATTGTAGTCAGAGGGTGGGATATTGATAGGGATTGTTGTAAGAAGCATAGGAGTCACATCTCAGAGACATCTGTTGGTTTACAAGGTGTGAATTTTTTAATCTTGGGGGCAGTTGTAGGATAGGTTTATGGACTGCTATTGGCTAAACTTTGGGCAGATTGCTAACTGAACCTCACCATCCGAAAAAAGAAGGTAACTGAACCTCTTGGGTTGTTTTGGGGAAAGTTTGGGTATGGGTTTATGGCTTCAAAATGGAAGATTAGGGCAGTTTTGGTCTGAGATGAACGGAAGATTTAGGGTAGGAttgatttgtgacaggtttacTGGGTTCGGTTACGGAGTTTTGGTGGACAGTTTTGAGATGATACTCAGGGATACTGGTTTCACGTTCTTAGATTGACTGTTGGAGAGACTACTGTGGGACAGTTTTGGAGATAGTTTGGGACGGTTTAGGGGCAGAATACTCCATAATAATCCTGTACTCGCCTCTTACTGGATCACATAACACTCCTACTCTACCTTGAAATAGAAGATCACAAACAAGTAAAGAGCTCAAACCCCATTATACTTGTATATTATTATTCAATTGGGTGCTTTTGTGTGCACGATCTGTACAAACCATCCAAATAGGCCATACGGTTTTGCATACATGGCTGACAACTGACAAGGTTTTACTGCtggactagtgggccccactgacaaGGTTTTACTGctgactagtgggccccactgacaaGGTTTTACTGCTGGACTAGCGGGCCCCACATTCCAGTTGGTCCACTTAGACCGTTGAATTGGTTCCAATCTATATTTTAGTCTTTTGACCTTGTCCAGATAATCAGTAGGCTTAAAATGGATCATGTAGTTTAGATCTTCAATCTTGAGGGTTGGCTATGCCTGATCTTTTTCCTGACTGGTTGTATGGGCTTTATCTGGTGTGATCTACAATCTGAACCCTTGGATGGGCCTAATCAAACAATCAGCCATTAATATGGACAAATCTGGACCTTGCTCGAATGATTAAATGGCCTGGCTCCATCTGGCTAGGTGTTTGCCTAGGGAGAATTCTAGAAGTGGTTTGGGTTTTTAGTCTTGAGAAGCTTCTAAGGTTAGTTGAGTTGGTTTTTCAAACTTGGTTTCTAAGTTATCTAGGCTAGCAAGTTGGCTTAAGCAGAAGTATTCAGTGGTCAAAGAGGTGGAGTTTGTTTCAAGTTACAATTGGGTTGGTCATAGTAAGATCTAGAATACCTGTAGCTGTAGGGAAGCGATGAAGAAACCTAAAGTGCAAGTTAGATTAGTGAAAAATAGAGATTGTAATGAGAAAGGAATAAGAGAGACCCAAAGGTCATGTCGAATATTCTACCCTCAACCTTATGTGACCCGCCCGAGCTGTGCCCCTATTAGGGTGTTGATCTTGTATCTGAAAAATACTTGGAGGCATCAATCTATCCTGTGAAAACCTTCTTCAATTTTAGTCTTGACTTCAACAATTAAAAAGCATATGAAAATTCATGTTACATTTCTTTATTTGTGATTAAGCTCATCCTGCAAGGTAAGCATTCGAGAGACTCCTCATCAACTCCGTCGTAGGCCTCTATCTGAATCATGCCCTTTCTGAATCCAAGAACACTTCTCCCATACAGAGGGTGGAAGTAGAGGTGCAATTCAGGTTGCAACCCAACTCAACATGATGTCAAGAAAACCCAACCCACAACCTGACCTGATCCAATTTCTAATCCGAGGCACCCCACCCAAATTTCTCTATAATCAacctaacctgacccaacccaaccaagCCTGAAATAACCCGACTcaaatttgctcaacctgaaGCCAACCCGATTTCAAATCAGGTTGGTGTTTTCCAACCATAACCCAatctgaggaccttgacaacccgacTCAACCCATCCTGAACTCAGGTCAAGTCAATAAGTTGCAGCTTATGAGGGAGGGGTGTAACTGCAATTTGAAGGCTTACTTAGCATTAGTGGGAAACATAATTGATTTTTGCCTTTTCTGGTAGCTTGATCTGAATATTTGCAATTTAATTCACTTGTGCAGCTAAACATAGCCTAAATGTCATCAAAGGTCCATTTATTCTATAGCTTTGGTATTCATGGTTGCTCAGTCCCTTTACTTTGGTAGTGAAAGTAGAATGATATATTATGGTTGGGCTCTGTAATGTACTAACATAGCAGAATGGGAAAAATTGCAGAGTTTATTCATTTAATCTAACATACACTCATATATGGCTAAAAATCATAAATGATGCTTGCAGTAGTTTTTATTTCTTGGCTATGTTGTCTATATCTGGGCCAGCTGGGAGATGCTGATTGGATGGCAGTCGGTCGCTGACTCGCCGTAACAGCTTTCGGCTATGATGGCATTGACAGcttgggttggatggaaagaatCCCAGAAGATGTATTGGTCTCTGTTAGTGCAAGGTCGTTGCAGGGGAAGGCAGCTGACAGCTCCTCCATACCTCCCATTTCCACAGCATGCTTGGTTTGCTACAGTAAACCCTAGAAAACCCCAACACGAAAAAACAAAGGTTTAGAAAGAGAGAGCATCAGATAGGAACTCCCCATTTGCAGACAGCAACTGATTGATAGCCTCATCTCTCCTGTTAGTAGAGGATTTAAAGTAGAATTTGTTGTTGAAACAACTCTGTGGTAGTAGGGTCCCTGGTCTGgcgatccaagccgttgatccgAACGGCCCTGCAGTGGATGGATTGCCCCAGAAATCAATCTTCCAGATTGGAGATTCTAATGGTTTGAATTTTGACTTCTTCTCCGTTCAATGCAAACTGATGCTGTGTTTTACCTTTGCATACAGACTtgcttttttttccccccctctTTCATAACCATCAATTTGTAGTGCATCATTGCTGACGGTTGGGTTCTTTGTATGTAGAATATTTCTGGGgcctaccatggggcccaccagatctgctttggattactgaaccatggtgGTGAGTCATCCTGGCACTTCTTAGTAGAGATCTAATTGGTGCTTGCAAGTTACATATTGAGGGTTTGAATAACTAGCCGAGTCAACTCGTTTCGGATTGAGTCACTGAGTAGTTTAGGTTTTCCTGTTTTACATGGAAGAACTTGATTGAATATATGAAAAACTCAGAAAGATCAGGCTACCACCTAGGGTTGTAAGCTTGCTAATTGAGTGAAGTATGTGAACAGGTTCGAGTCGACTCGGGAATCATTCCCTCATTGAGTCTATGGACAAGTGATGGAGCATAGCATAATGCAGACAGAGTACTCTGACATTGACATGTGGTCCAGTTGACGGGTTCATGTCTCCAACTATGATTTGTGGGCCATGATCATTGTTCAGTTGAGATTGCTGAACGGATGTTCGGTACTTACCGTAATTAGATGGGTTGTTGATCATGTCGGCGAAGACACGATAGACGTCTTGGTAGACGAAGTAAGAGCCAGGGAGGGTGGTACCCAGTGTGGCGGTGAGCTGCACGAGCCGTTCGTTGAATGCGCCGACCAGGTTGTTAACTCGCTCGACGCAACCATTGCTCCCATTGACCATGGATAGCTGACTCGGTATGCATCCAAGCGGGCCGAGTCCAACCAGCACCATTTTCCTTGCTCCCAGACCATATAGTCTCTGCAGAGAAAACCCGTTAGATCCATAAATATTATGAATCTAAAACAATCATTAATTGTTCATATAGAGGAAAATACTacattcattttatgtttttctgCATTTCACTCGTCACTGTGGCAGTGAATCctggccatccatttgtttcaccTCATCGAGAACGAAACACAGAACCCCTTGTTCTTTTTTGTCTcgaatctggaccattgatgattttattattttagctAACCGTTTGAAGGACAGATGAGACAGCTAAGATTGTGTGATGGGGAGATATTGGATGCTCTGTCTGAGCATGAtccttgatacacaggcacttggaaattgtaGACAAGGCATACATTACCTCAATATAAGGAACTACAATTGTGGAACTTCCAACTGTTGCTAAAGTCATGGCCCCAAGATCAGATTGGAAGTTCAGAACCAAGGCGCATGTTGTTGGTTTTATATAGGATTCTCATCTCTTATACTGTATTATTCACCTCTAACTGGTTTTTCTATACACAACCACTCCTCTCAGTGTGCATATATCTCAATCCATATGAAGGAAGCTCAGTTGCTACGACTGGTGTGTTCATGGTAGGTAGACAACTTAGCTAGCATTGGAAATattttgtcctgctcaatttttttCCAGCTTTATTGGATCATTAATGAGGTTTATATAAGAGAGCCCTTCCCATATGCCACAGAGAGATGcagattttttaattatttattatctATGCTAGATTTCAAGATATCTTGTTGCAATTAATAAATTGAACCAAGATTGTTTTTTCTGCATAAATTTTAGATGATGAGGACTACAAGAAGAAAATGCTTTCAAATATACATGGTTCTATGAAATTGGGGAGCAATGATATGATAAGATGGTTGATTCCCACTAAAGGTAGTTAAGCTCTCCTTCTTCAGGGTTGAAATCTTGCAATTGACGTACCTAAGTTTACCTTCATCAGTAAGAAAGAGTTTGACTGAGTGGGACTAAAAGGAAATTGTTTCTATTGAATGTAAATGGGATTATCTAGATACTAGGATTTTCTTCAGATAGAATAACTGTAACTATGACATTCCCCTCCTTTAGTGTTTTATCTATAGTGGAAGTAAACAGGGTTGATTCTAAGAGCTCGTATCAGCCTAACTGAGAGAGAGCTGGTTAGTTGGATGAGGgcttgaaagaaagaaaaacttatttattttaaaactatGCCCAAAATTCGGGACCTTCCCGAAAACCTGAACAGGTACATCAAGGTGTCTTGCAATTAGATGAATGCGCACCTCACCTTGACTCTGTTAAACGATTGGAAGATGCCGTTAATCAAGGCAACATACTGTTAGATTTTGGTGGAGGTGCAGTGAAGCAATGCTAAAGGTGACAAGCGACGTGGGGATATTAGATAACCTATTTCTATAACATAATGAGATAAGATGGTTTCTTAGATAACCTATTTCTATAACATAATGAGATAAGATGGTTTCTCTTGCCGATAGATCGGTAACCTAATTCATGGAATCGATAAGACTAATCTGTTATCCAATATTAATGTGTGAGGAATTCTTTGAGTTCCCACATTTCTATCTAGCTTGTTATTTATCATTAAACTAACTAAATCTTTTAATTGTTTTGTCATAATTTTGTTCCAAAATTCTGTTTTATAGAACTTGAGGAAGGAGATCAGAGGAGGATGGGGAGATGCACATGACTCTACTTATTGGAATAGGATATAAAAGCTCTCTAAAGCACATTAATAAGATTTGACATTGGAGGCGTAGACATCTATTAGACAGAGTGCTACATCTTTTGCGCCCATTTATTACTTAATAAGTGCAAGACTTGTCATTATGCTAAAAAGGCCACAACAACATTTAAGCACAATGAAAACTCATGCAACAAGACTTTTAGTGTGATTAAGGGGCCATGCCGGGTGGACTTATTATTTGGCTTTAAGTACTTTATGAACTTTATTAATGACTTTTAAATATCATTACCAATTTATACATTAAAATCTAAAAGCGAag
Coding sequences:
- the LOC131258091 gene encoding F-box/kelch-repeat protein At5g15710 encodes the protein MDGEIGPRFREDDQLKQTVLPSIRSAVRNTSPSRQKVIKTKPRGFDEETVSTFGKPIHLEVHMEDNIWALLPEDLLNEILARVPPFFIFRLRPVCKRWNSILQDSGFLKFHSRVPSHGPCLLTFWKNSQTPQCSVFSLPLKSWYKIPFAFLPDWAFWLVGSSGGLVCFAGLDGLSFKTLVCNPLTQAWRTLPCMHYNQQRQLIMVFNRTDRSFKVIATSDIYGDKMLPTEVYDSKLNTWSLHQIMPAVNLCSSKMAFCDSRLYLETLSPLGLMMYRVDTGHWEHIPAKFPRSLLDGYLVAGTQKRLFLVGRIGLYSTLQSMRIWELDHAKTVWVEISRMPPRYFRALLRLSAERFECFGQDNLICFTSWNQGKGLLYDVDKKVWSWIAGCALQSCNSQVCFYEPRFDASIY